GCCGTGGCCGCATACAACGCGCGGCAGATCAAGCACGACATGATGCTGACGCTGAACATCGCCATCCTCGTCATCGTGGTGTTCATCACCCTCTCGTTCCGCAACAAGCTGTCGGTGCTGCTGGCCCTGATCCCCGTAGCGCTGGGCGGATTGCTGGCGCTGGCGGTCATGTCGCTCGTGTGCCACACGATCTCGGCCATAGCCGTCGGGGCAGGAACCGTCGTCATGGGCATCGCACTGAGCTACTCGATACACATCCTCTGCCATGCCAACCACTGCCACGACCCGCGGCAGATCATCCGCGACCTGGCCTACCCGCTGACGATCGGCAGCATCACGACCATCGGCGCCTTCGCCGGGCTGCTTTTCACCGACTCGCAGCTGCTGCGCGACTTCGGGCTCTTCGCTTCGCTGACACTGGTCGGAACGACGCTGTTCAGCCTCGTCCTGCTGCCCCACCTGATCCGTAAGGAGGATCGCGGGGGGGGGTCGGCCGTGCTGGAAGGCGTGGAGCGGCTCACGGGTATGCGCCCCGACCGCAACCGCATGCTGGTGGCGGCGATACTCGGGCTCACGGCGGTATGCCTCTTCTTCTTCAACCGCATCGGCTTCGACAGCGACATGATGCACCTGAACTACAACGCACCCCATCTGGCGCAGGCCGAGGAGCGTCTGGGCCGCCTGATGGACGACGACCGGGAACGTTCGAAGGTGCTCTTCCTCACGGCGGCCGACACCCCGGCCGAAGCCGTGGACAGCTACCTGCGCCTGGGACGGCAGCTCGACTCGCTGAAACAGGCCGGGAAGATCGACTCCCATGCCGGGGTGACCTCGTTCGTGGTGGACAGCGCCGAGCAGCTGCTGAGGCTGGAGCGCTGGCGAAAGTTCTGGACGCCGCAGCGCCGCGAAGTGCTGCGCGCAGGAATCCGGGAGGGCGAAAGGCGCTACGGATTCGCCGAAGGGGCCTTCGACGGCGCACTGGAACTGGCCGGAAGGGAGTACACGAAACTCGACTACTCGTCCCCGGCGGCACGGGAGGTATTCCGCGAATGGATCGACGGGCACGGCGCGACACCCATATTCCTGAGCCATGTGACATTGCCCGACAGCTGCAAGCACGAGGTTTACGCCGTGTTCTCGGCGGCGGACGACATCGTGGTCGCCGACCGGGCGTTCTACGCCGGGAAAATGGCGCGGAGCGTGAACCACAACTTCTACCTGATACTCTCGATCTCGTCGATACTGGTCACCGTGGCGCTATTCCTCTGCTACGGGCGTATCGAACTGACGCTGATGTCGCTGCTGCCGATGGGCATCAGCTGGGTCATCATCCTGGGACTGATGGCGATGTTCGGCGTGGAATTCAACATCGTGACGATCATCCTCTCGACCTTCATCTTCGGCATCGGCGACGACTTCAGCATCTTCATCATGGACGGGCTGCTGAGCGAATACAAGACCGGGCGCAGGATGCTCGACACGCACAAGACGGCGATCTTCTTTTCGGCCTTCACCGTCGTGGTGGGGCTCGGGGCGCTGATCTTCGCACGCCACCCGGCACTGCACTCGCTGGCGACGATCTCCCTGTTCGGCATCGTCGCCGTGGTGCTGGTCTCCTACACGATACAACCCGTGCTGTTCCGGATGCTGATCACCTCGCAAACCGAAAAGGGCGGGGCGCCCTACACGCTGGGGAGCCTCGTGAACACGGCCTACGCATTCGGGTTGTTCGTGACGGGCTGCCAGTTGTTGCAGGCGCTGATCTTCACGCTCTGGCCGCTGCCGATGGCACGCCGCCGCAAACAGCGCATCGTGCAGTGGTCGATCCACCACATGACGCGGGGATTCCTGCGGGCGATGGTCACGACGAAGACCATACGCCTGAACGAGCCGGGCGAACGGTTCGAAAAACCGGCAGTCGTGATCGCCAACCACCAGTCGTTCATCGACATCCTGGTGCTGCTGAGCATCTGCCCCAAAGCCGTGATGGTGACCAACGGCTGGGTGTGGCGTTCGCCGGTATTCGGGCGTATCGTCCGCTACCTGGGGTTCTACCATGCGGCGGACGGATACGAACGCCTCGCCCCGGCACTGGCGCAGAAAGTGGCCGAAGGGTACAGCGTGATCGTCTTCCCCGAGGGGACGCGCTCGGCCGACGGGAAGATCGGACGTTTCCACAAAGGGGCTTTCTACCTGGCCGGGGAACTGGGGCTGGACATCCTGCCGATCTGCCTCTACGGCAACGGCATGATCTCGTCGAAAAGGCAGCCCATCTATATCAAACACGGGCTGGTGGTAAGCCGCGTGCTGCCGCGCATGGCCGCCGACCCCGCAAACTGCTCGGCGCAGGCCAAGGCCGCCTGCCGTCTGATGCGCCGGGAGTACCTCGGGCTGTACGAAACCTACAACAGGCCGTGCAACCCCTATTTCCGCGACATGCTTATCAAGAGCTACACTTACAAGGGCCCCGTGCTGGAGTGGTACATGCGCGTCAAGGTGCGGCTGGAGCGGAGCTACGAGTTGTTCGACCGCATCGTGCCGCGCGATGCGGCGGTCGTAGACCTCGGGTGCGGGTACGGCCCCCTGAGCTACATGCTCGCCATGCTCTGCGAGCGGCGGCGGGTCATCGGCATGGACTACGATGCGGAAAAGGTCGAGACGGCCGGACAGAGCTTCCTGCGGCGGCCGGGCATCGAGTTCATCCACGCCGACCTGCGCACGGCGGAGCTGCCAGGGGCAGACGCCTTCCTGCTGGTCGACGTGCTGCACTACATGCGCCCCGAAGAACAACGGGCGCTCATCGGGCGCTGCGCGGCACGGCTCAACGCAGGCGGACGGATCATCATCCGCGACGGCGACAGCGGCAAGGCCGAGCGGCACAAGGCCACGGCGATGACCGAGGTGTGGTCGACGAAGATCGTGGGGTTCAACAAGACCGACGGCGGGCTGCATTTCACCTCGACGCCCGAGCTGGCCCGGATCGCCCGCGAACTGGGCATGGAGATACACGCCGCGCACAAGGACACGCGCACGTCGAATACGGTATACATACTGAGCCGGCGGGAAACGGACAGCGGAAAGGAGGAGTGACATGCAGGGGCAGTTCGACATAATCGTCATCGGCAGCGGCCTCGGAGGCCTGGAGTGCGGCGCCATGCTCGCCCGCGAAGGGATGGGAGTCTGCGTCGCGGAACAGGCGGCCCTGCCCGGAGGCTGCCTGCAATCGTTCTCCCGGCGGGGACATGAGATCGACACGGGCATGCACTACATCGGCAGCATGCAGGCCGGCGGCATCATGCGCCGTTACTTCGAATATTTCGGCATCCTCGGCTCGCTGCGCCTGCGGCCGCTCGACGAGGCATTCGACGTCGTATCGCTGCCCGGAGCGGGCGACTACGCCTACATGCACGGTTACGAAGCCTTCGAAAAGCACCTCGGGGAATTGTTCCCGCACGAAAAGGCAGGGCTCGGCCGCTACTGCGCGAAGCTGCGCGAAATCGGCGGCAGCATCGGTATCGGGGTGCACCGCACGGGGCGGTTGTCGGACGGGGGAACGAAATACCTCGGGGCACCGGCGGCCGGATTCATCGGCGAATGCGTCGCAGACCCGCTGCTGCGCAATATCCTCGCGGGGACGAATCCCCTCTACGGAGGCGTGCGCGAAAGCTCGACGCTCTACCACCACGCGATGGTAAATCACTCGAACATCGAGGGCGCCTGCCGCTTTACGGGCGGGACGCAGCAGATCGCCGACGCTCTGGCGGCGAAGATCCGCGAGCACGGAGGGACGATGCTGGTGCGGAGCCGCGTCGTCGCCCTGCACACCGAAGGGCGGCGCGTCACGGGCGTGGAGCTGGCCGACGGGCGGATGCTGCGGGCAAAAACCGTCATCTCGGCCATCCATCCCGCGGAGACATTCCGCCTGATAGGCCCGACGCCCGTCATCCGCAAGGCATTCCGGGAACGGATAGGCAGCCTGCCCGACTCGTACGGGCTCTTCTCGGCATACCTGCTGCTGAAGCCGGGGCGGATCCCGTACCTCAACCGGAACCTCTATTACTTCGCCGGGAAAGATGTCTGGAAGACGCTTTTCGACCTGGAAGCCATGCGGCCGGGGATGGTGCTGCTCAGTGCACAGGCTC
This Alistipes onderdonkii DNA region includes the following protein-coding sequences:
- a CDS encoding trifunctional MMPL family transporter/lysophospholipid acyltransferase/class I SAM-dependent methyltransferase yields the protein MNKLFITLYDFFERRRALLCTVLAVLVAAMGAAALQLRFSENITGFFPDGERKAAAAFSNLKIKDKIAVMINAREGAEGTGATAEGMMACADRLVELLEADTLFHRWAQAEASFGSELADDMRAFLQGHLPLLLTEADYARMDTLLTRQGIARAMESNYRRLLSPVGGFIDEYIYDDPLGLSFGALGKLQELNIGGNYTLFDDYLFSKDMTTLMVFISPRYESSDTGIGDRLVERIEAVLAGLNAEYAAQGISADYFGAPAVAAYNARQIKHDMMLTLNIAILVIVVFITLSFRNKLSVLLALIPVALGGLLALAVMSLVCHTISAIAVGAGTVVMGIALSYSIHILCHANHCHDPRQIIRDLAYPLTIGSITTIGAFAGLLFTDSQLLRDFGLFASLTLVGTTLFSLVLLPHLIRKEDRGGGSAVLEGVERLTGMRPDRNRMLVAAILGLTAVCLFFFNRIGFDSDMMHLNYNAPHLAQAEERLGRLMDDDRERSKVLFLTAADTPAEAVDSYLRLGRQLDSLKQAGKIDSHAGVTSFVVDSAEQLLRLERWRKFWTPQRREVLRAGIREGERRYGFAEGAFDGALELAGREYTKLDYSSPAAREVFREWIDGHGATPIFLSHVTLPDSCKHEVYAVFSAADDIVVADRAFYAGKMARSVNHNFYLILSISSILVTVALFLCYGRIELTLMSLLPMGISWVIILGLMAMFGVEFNIVTIILSTFIFGIGDDFSIFIMDGLLSEYKTGRRMLDTHKTAIFFSAFTVVVGLGALIFARHPALHSLATISLFGIVAVVLVSYTIQPVLFRMLITSQTEKGGAPYTLGSLVNTAYAFGLFVTGCQLLQALIFTLWPLPMARRRKQRIVQWSIHHMTRGFLRAMVTTKTIRLNEPGERFEKPAVVIANHQSFIDILVLLSICPKAVMVTNGWVWRSPVFGRIVRYLGFYHAADGYERLAPALAQKVAEGYSVIVFPEGTRSADGKIGRFHKGAFYLAGELGLDILPICLYGNGMISSKRQPIYIKHGLVVSRVLPRMAADPANCSAQAKAACRLMRREYLGLYETYNRPCNPYFRDMLIKSYTYKGPVLEWYMRVKVRLERSYELFDRIVPRDAAVVDLGCGYGPLSYMLAMLCERRRVIGMDYDAEKVETAGQSFLRRPGIEFIHADLRTAELPGADAFLLVDVLHYMRPEEQRALIGRCAARLNAGGRIIIRDGDSGKAERHKATAMTEVWSTKIVGFNKTDGGLHFTSTPELARIARELGMEIHAAHKDTRTSNTVYILSRRETDSGKEE
- a CDS encoding phytoene desaturase family protein, yielding MQGQFDIIVIGSGLGGLECGAMLAREGMGVCVAEQAALPGGCLQSFSRRGHEIDTGMHYIGSMQAGGIMRRYFEYFGILGSLRLRPLDEAFDVVSLPGAGDYAYMHGYEAFEKHLGELFPHEKAGLGRYCAKLREIGGSIGIGVHRTGRLSDGGTKYLGAPAAGFIGECVADPLLRNILAGTNPLYGGVRESSTLYHHAMVNHSNIEGACRFTGGTQQIADALAAKIREHGGTMLVRSRVVALHTEGRRVTGVELADGRMLRAKTVISAIHPAETFRLIGPTPVIRKAFRERIGSLPDSYGLFSAYLLLKPGRIPYLNRNLYYFAGKDVWKTLFDLEAMRPGMVLLSAQAPDGNPAWCDVVTLMTPVATRPWEAWEGSAPGRRPEAYTALKAAMTQATVDFACARLPELRDAIAHTYAATPLTYRHYTGAPHGAAYGLLKDWRSIMASHIPARTKFENLLLTGQNLTVHGAIGVTLSAAATCSEIVGTEYLAKKIANA